One Ananas comosus cultivar F153 linkage group 1, ASM154086v1, whole genome shotgun sequence DNA window includes the following coding sequences:
- the LOC109728481 gene encoding pentatricopeptide repeat-containing protein At2g22410, mitochondrial has translation MLPLLLRLSRLRRPIPPFLLNPATSLLHTRLPPPPPPPPPPPKPYTPLSSSSSHPLLSLLDRTCSALHHLKQIHSQMILSGLITNGFFASRLISSCALSSSPNLRYARRILLNLENPSVFSWNALIRGYSDSGDPKESASLYRLMLRSSARPDKHTFPFLLKACARSGDGRCGIGLFGHTVRLGLCGDIYVVNALIHVFAMCGGLEGARKLFDESCVRDLVSWNTMLNAYVHTGRPKDALELFREMEDGKVKSDAVTMIGVVSCCTQLRDLVLGRKFHHLIEDNEIEFTVPLTNALMDMYVKCGSLEPAELLFKGLTKRTVVSWTTMIVGYAKFALLDDARKVFDEMPERDIVPWNALLAGYVQWKRDKEAIALFHEMQASNVKPNEVTMVSLLSACSQLGALDMGIWVHRYIKRCGFSLNVTLGTALVDMYAKCGNIEKSLHVFREIPERNALTWTAIICGLSSHGRAEDAIKHFLKMIEIRLQPDEVTFIGVLSACCHAGLVIEGREFFDQMSTKYRLDRRLKHYSCMVDLLGRAGHLDEAEELVRTMPMKPDAVVWGALFFACRMHGNVSMGEWAAQKLLELDPNDSGIYVLLANLYVEADMRKEADKVRVLMRNMGVEKTPGSSSIEVNGMVHEFIVRDKSHLQSNLIYDCLKQLRRQMVQAESIVNAC, from the coding sequence atgcttcctcttcttctccgccTCTCCCGACTCCGACGACCCATTCCTCCATTCCTCCTAAACCCCGCAACATCCCTTCTCCACActcgtctccctcctcctcctcctcctcctcctcctccccccaaACCCTAcacccccctctcctcctcctcctcccatcccctcctctccctcttgGACAGAACATGCTCCGCCCTGCACCATCTCAAGCAAATCCACTCCCAAATGATCCTCTCCGGCCTCATCACAAACGGGTTCTTCGCCAGCCGCTTGATCTCCTCCTGCGCCCTCTCGAGTTCGCCGAATTTGCGCTACGCGAGACGGATCCTACTCAATCTCGAAAACCCTAGTGTGTTCTCGTGGAATGCTCTGATCCGGGGCTACTCCGATAGCGGCGACCCGAAGGAGTCGGCGTCGCTGTATCGGTTGATGCTTCGATCGAGTGCTCGGCCGGATAAGCACACGTTTCCGTTCTTGCTCAAGGCCTGCGCCCGATCGGGCGACGGCCGGTGTGGGATCGGGCTGTTCGGGCATACGGTGCGGTTGGGGTTGTGCGGAGATATTTATGTTGTTAATGCGTTGATTCATGTGTTTGCGATGTGCGGTGGATTGGAGGGTGCACGTAAGCTGTTCGATGAAAGTTGTGTGAGAGATTTGGTCTCGTGGAATACGATGCTCAATGCTTATGTTCACACTGGGCGTCCAAAGGATGCGTTGGAGCTCTTTCGAGAGATGGAGGATGGAAAGGTTAAGTCGGACGCGGTCACGATGATTGGAGTGGTTTCGTGCTGCACCCAGTTACGGGATTTAGTACTTGGAAGAAAATTCCATCATTTAATTGAAGATAATGAGATAGAGTTTACAGTTCCTCTGACTAATGCTCTTATGGATATGTACGTTAAATGTGGCTCTTTAGAGCCGGCAGAGTTGTTGTTTAAAGGTTTGACTAAGAGGACGGTGGTGTCATGGACTACAATGATTGTGGGATATGCAAAATTCGCCCTTTTGGATGATGCACGAAAGGTTTTCGATGAAATGCCGGAGAGAGATATTGTCCCGTGGAATGCCTTGCTTGCTGGTTATGTCCAATGGAAGCGAGATAAGGAGGCCATAGCCCTTTTCCATGAGATGCAAGCATCCAATGTGAAGCCCAATGAGGTCACCATGGTTAGCCTTTTGTCGGCGTGCTCCCAACTTGGAGCTCTAGATATGGGGATATGGGTTCATCGCTACATCAAGAGATGTGGCTTTTCCTTGAACGTCACGCTTGGGACTGCTTTAGTGGACATGTACGCAAAGTGTGGGAACATCGAGAAGTCACTTCACGTGTTTAGAGAGATTCCTGAGAGGAATGCTCTCACTTGGACAGCTATAATATGTGGCTTGTCCAGCCATGGACGTGCCGAGGATGCGATAAAGCATTTCTTGAAGATGATAGAAATTAGATTGCAGCCTGATGAGGTTACCTTTATAGGGGTATTATCAGCATGTTGCCATGCTGGTTTGGTTATAGAGGGTCGAGAGTTCTTCGACCAAATGAGCACAAAATACAGACTTGACCGAAGGCTAAAACACTATTCGTGCATGGTCGACCTTTTAGGTCGAGCAGGACACTTAGACGAGGCAGAAGAGCTAGTGAGAACAATGCCTATGAAGCCTGATGCAGTTGTTTGGGGTGCTTTGTTCTTTGCTTGTAGAATGCATGGTAATGTTTCTATGGGAGAATGGGCTGCTCAAAAGCTATTGGAGTTGGACCCAAATGATAGCGGAATCTATGTGTTGTTGGCTAACCTTTATGTGGAAGCGGACATGAGGAAGGAGGCTGATAAGGTGAGGGTTTTGATGCGGAACATGGGAGTAGAGAAAACTCCAGGGAGTAGTTCAATCGAGGTTAACGGTATGGTCCATGAATTCATTGTAAGGGACAAGTCGCATCTGCAAAGCAACCTCATCTATGATTGTTTGAAGCAACTGAGAAGGCAAATGGTGCAAGCTGAAAGTATTGTTAACGCCTGTTAG
- the LOC109711591 gene encoding xanthine dehydrogenase-like isoform X2, whose amino-acid sequence MGSLTKMEELVVGEGWSKEAILYVNGVRRVLPDGLAHLTLLQYLRDIGLTGTKLGCGEGGCGACTVMASCYDQHMKKTMHFAINACLAPLYSVEGMHIITVEGIGNRQRGLHPIQESLAQAHGSQCGFCTPGFIMSMYALLRSNKQPPTEEQIEENLAGNLCRCTGYRPIIDAFRVFAKTDDSLYTNSTSASSSTNQTICPSTGKPCLCGSSSEACGRKQHRPISYSETDGSSYNEKELIFPPELLLRKIMPLSLHGFGGLKWYRPLRLQHVLYLKSCYPEAKLVVGNTEVGIETKFKNAQYQVLICVTHVVELNALNVGEDGIEIGASVRLTQLQQVLQKVVAERDSHEISSCKAILEQLKWFAGKQIRNVASVGGNVCTASPISDLNPLWMASNAKFRLIDCEGNIRTVFAKDFFLGYRKVDIRHDEILLSILLPWTRPFEFVKEFKQAHRREDDIALVNAGMRAYIRAENEDWIIADVSIVYGGVAALSLSSSRTEKYLMGKKWDKKLLEDVLNVLKEDINIPENAPGGMAEFRKSLTLSFFFKFFMWVTHEMNVEGHFKEGLHATQLSAIQPYSRPSSFGSQSYELARHGTAVGLPMIHLSSKLQVTGEAEYTDDTPTSQNTLHAALILSRRAHARILSIDDSRAKSSPGFSGLFLAKDVPGSNKLGPVVHDEELFASEVVTCVGQVIGIVVADTHENAKAAASNVEIKYEDLPAILSIREAVDSGSFHPNTARSLVKGDVEWCFKSSCDKIIEGEVQVGGQEHFYLEPQSSLVWTVDAGNEVHMISSTQAPQKNQEYAANVLDLPLSKVVCKTKRIGGGFGGKETRASFFAAAASVASYHLRTAVKITLDRDVDMMTTGQRHSFLGKYKVGFTNEGKVMGLDLEIYNNGGNSLDLSVSVLERAMFTSENVYDIPHVKIRGQVCFTNFPSNTAFRGFGGPQGMLIAENWIQYIASELQKSPEEIRELNFHNEGMVLHYGQVLENCTIRQVWDELKISCDFQNAREAVSSFNCQNRWRKRGVAMVPTKFGISFTAKHMNQAGALVQVYIDGTVLVTHGGVEMGQGLHTKVAQIAASSFNIPLSSVFISETSTDKVPNASPTAASASSDMYGAAVLDACEQIKARMEPIACRQKHSSFAQLARACHMERIDLSAHGFYITPNIGFDWKLGKGAPFSYYTYGAAFAEVEIDALTGDFYTRTADIVMDLGYSLNPAIDVGQIEGAFIQGLGWVALEELKWGDAHHKWIRPGNLFTCGPGTYKIPSVNDIPLKFKVSLLKGAPNPKAIHSSKAVGEPPFFLASAVLFAIKDAIIAARAEEGLNEWFPLDNPATPERIRMACVDSFTKHFASPNYRPKLSV is encoded by the exons ATGGGTTCTCTCACGAAGATGGAGGAGTTGGTGGTGGGGGAGGGGTGGTCGAAGGAGGCGATCCTCTACGTTAATGGCGTGCGCCGCGTGCTCCCCGATGGGCTCGCCCACCTCACCCTTCTCCAATACCTCAGAG ATATTGGCCTTACAGGGACAAAGCTAGGATGTGGTGAAGGTGGTTGTGGAGCTTGTACAGTGATGGCTTCTTGCTATGATCAGCATATGAAGAAAACGAT GCATTTTGCAATCAATGCATGCTTGGCTCCGTTATATTCTGTGGAAGGAATGCATATAATTACAGTGGAGGGTATTGGAAATCGGCAGCGTGGTTTGCATCCCATCCAG GAATCTCTAGCTCAGGCTCATGGTTCACAATGTGGATTTTGCACTCCTGGTTTCATAATGTCTATGTATGCACTATTGAGATCAAACAAACAACCTCCCACTGAAGAGCAGATCGAAGAAAACCTTGCTGGAAATTTATGTCGTTGTACAGGCTATAGGCCGATCATTGATGCATTCCGTGTTTTCGCTAAAACCGATGATTCGTTATATACTAACTCAACATCAGCAAGCTCCTCTACCAATCAAACCATTTGCCCTTCGACAGGGAAACCATGTTTGTGTGGAAGCTCTTCTGAAGCTTGTGGCAGGAAACAACATAGACCCATTTCCTATAGTGAAACCGACGGAAGTTCTTACAATGAAAAAGAGCTTATCTTTCCTCCTGAGCTGCTTCTGAGAAAAATCATGCCTCTAAGTTTACATGGTTTTGGTGGTTTAAAATGGTATAGACCTCTAAGACTTCAGCATGTGTTATATCTCAAGTCTTGCTATCCGGAGGCGAAACTTGTTGTTGGTAACACCGAAGTAGGGATAGAAACAAAGTTCAAAAATGCGCAGTATCAAGTGCTCATTTGTGTTACCCATGTGGTGGAGCTTAATGCATTGAACGTGGGAGAAGACGGCATTGAGATTGGTGCTTCTGTGAGACTAACACAGCTCCAACAAGTCCTTCAAAAGGTTGTAGCAGAGAGAGATAGTCATGAGATTTCATCTTGCAAGGCGATTTTGGAGCAACTGAAGTGGTTTGCTGGGAAACAAATTAGGAATGTTGCTTCTGTTGGTGGAAATGTTTGTACTGCTAGTCCAATATCTGACCTAAACCCCCTTTGGATGGCTTCAAATGCGAAGTTTCGACTGATTGATTGTGAAGGAAATATTAGAACTGTTTTTGCCAAAGATTTCTTTCTTGGTTATCGCAAAGTTGATATTCGGCATGATGAGATATTGCTCTCAATACTTTTACCATGGACAAGACCTTTTGAATTTGTGAAAGAGTTTAAACAAGCACATAGAAGGGAAGATGATATTGCTTTGGTAAATGCCGGAATGCGTGCTTATATCAGGGCAGAAAATGAAGACTGGATTATCGCTGATGTTTCTATTGTTTATGGAGGAGTCGCcgcgctttctctctcttcatcaaGAACAGAGAAATATCTAATGGGAAAGAAATGGGATAAGAAATTGTTAGAGGATGTTTTAAATGTATTAAAAGAGGACATTAATATTCCGGAGAATGCACCAGGCGGAATGGCTGAATTCCGAAAGTCCCTTACACTgagtttcttttttaaattttttatgtggGTAACTCATGAGATGAATGTAGAAGGACACTTTAAGGAAGGTTTGCATGCCACTCAACTATCAGCCATACAGCCCTACTCAAGGCCTTCTTCTTTTGGAAGTCAGAGTTATGAGTTGGCTAGACATGGAACAGCCGTGGGGCTACCAATGATTCATCTCTCATCAAAGCTACAG GTGACTGGTGAGGCTGAATACACTGATGATACACCTACATCTCAGAATACTTTGCATGCAGCTTTAATATTGAGTAGAAGAGCTCACGCACGCATATTGTCTATAGATGATTCACGTGCCAAATCTTCGCCTGGTTTTTCTGGTCTCTTTCTTGCAAAAGATGTCCCTGGTAGTAATAAACTTGGGCCAGTTGTTCACGATGAGGAACTTTTTGCTTCAGAGGTTGTTACCTGTGTTGGCCAG GTTATCGGGATTGTTGTGGCGGATACTCATGAAAATGCAAAAGCTGCTGCAAGTAATGTGGAGATTAAATATGAAGACTTGCCAGCAATCTTGTCTATAAGAGAAGCTGTTGATTCTGGCAGTTTTCATCCTAACACTGCAAGGTCCTTGGTAAAGGGAGATGTGGAATGGTGTTTCAAGTCTTCATGCGACAAGATTATAGAAGGGGAAGTTCAGGTTGGAGGTCAAGAGCACTTTTACTTGGAGCCTCAGAGCAGTCTGGTCTGGACAGTTGATGCTGGAAATGAAGTACATATGATCTCCTCTACACAA GCACCTCAAAAGAACCAGGAGTATGCTGCCAATGTTCTTGATCTACCATTATCGAAAGTCGTTTGCAAGACAAAGCGCATTGGTGGTGGATTTGGTGGGAAAGAAACCAGAGCTTCCTTCTTTGCAGCTGCGGCATCTGTAGCATCATATCATTTAAGAACAGCAGTGAAGATTACTCTAGACAGGGATGTCGACATGATGACAACTGGACAGCGGCACAGCTTCCTTGGAAAATACAAA GTTGGGTTTACAAATGAGGGGAAGGTTATGGGATTGGATCTTGAAATCTACAATAATGGTGGGAATTCATTGGACCTGTCTGTTTCAGTCTTGGAGCGTGCTATGTTTACTTCAGAAAATGTCTATGATATACCCCATGTCAAGATTCGAGGCCAAGTTTGCTTCACAAATTTCCCAAGTAATACAGCTTTCAGGGGTTTTGGGGGCCCACAGGGCATGCTTATTGCCGAGAACTGGATTCAATATATAGCTTCAGAGCTTCAGAAAAGCCCTGAAGAGATACGG GAGCTTAATTTTCACAATGAAGGGATGGTGCTGCATTATGGACAAGTGCTTGAGAACTGCACAATCAGACAGGTGTGGGATGAACTAAAGATCTCTTGTGATTTTCAAAATGCTCGCGAAGCAGTAAGCTCTTTTAACTGTCAAAATCGTTGGAGAAAGCGAGGAGTTGCAATGGTCCCCACCAAATTCGGCATCTCCTTCACTGCAAAGCACATGAATCAG GCTGGGGCTCTTGTGCAAGTCTATATTGATGGCACTGTCCTAGTGACACATGGTGGAGTTGAGATGGGACAAGGCCTACACACAAAAGTTGCCCAAATTGCCGCCTCATCCTTTAATATTCCTCTCAGTTCTGTATTCATATCAGAAACAAGCACTGACAAG GTTCCTAATGCATCACCAACGGCAGCTTCTGCTAGTTCGGATATGTATGGTGCTGCAGTTTTAGATGCCTGTGAGCAAATTAAGGCCCGCATGGAACCTATAGCTTGCAGACAAAAGCACAGTTCTTTTGCCCAG TTAGCGCGTGCCTGCCACATGGAGCGAATAGATCTCTCAGCTCACGGGTTTTATATCACACCTAATATTGGGTTTGACTGGAAACTGGGTAAGGGGGCTCCATTCAGCTACTACACCTATGGAGCTGCATTTGCTGAGGTTGAAATAGATGCTTTAACCGGAGATTTCTATACAAGAACAGCAGATATTGTTATGGATCTTGGATATTCGCTTAACCCAGCTATTGATGTTGGACAG ATTGAAGGAGCCTTTATACAAGGATTAGGCTGGGTTGCCTTGGAAGAGTTGAAATGGGGAGATGCTCATCACAAGTGGATTAGGCCCGGCAACCTGTTTACTTGCGGCCCTGGAACCTACAAAATTCCTTCAGTGAATGATATACCTCTGAAATTCAAGGTTTCACTTTTGAAG GGTGCTCCGAATCCAAAGGCAATTCACTCTTCGAAAGCTGTGGGCGAGCCGCCATTCTTCCTTGCATCTGCCGTGTTATTCGCGATCAAAGATGCAATCATTGCAGCACGAGCCGAGGAGGGTCTAAATGAGTGGTTCCCGCTCGATAATCCTGCAACACCCGAGAGGATCAGAATGGCGTGCGTCGACTCTTTCACTAAGCACTTTGCAAGCCCGAACTACCGCCCGAAGCTCAGTGTCTGA
- the LOC109711591 gene encoding xanthine dehydrogenase-like isoform X1 — protein MHIITVEGIGNRQRGLHPIQESLAQAHGSQCGFCTPGFIMSMYALLRSNKQPPTEEQIEENLAGNLCRCTGYRPIIDAFRVFAKTDDSLYTNSTSASSSTNQTICPSTGKPCLCGSSSEACGRKQHRPISYSETDGSSYNEKELIFPPELLLRKIMPLSLHGFGGLKWYRPLRLQHVLYLKSCYPEAKLVVGNTEVGIETKFKNAQYQVLICVTHVVELNALNVGEDGIEIGASVRLTQLQQVLQKVVAERDSHEISSCKAILEQLKWFAGKQIRNVASVGGNVCTASPISDLNPLWMASNAKFRLIDCEGNIRTVFAKDFFLGYRKVDIRHDEILLSILLPWTRPFEFVKEFKQAHRREDDIALVNAGMRAYIRAENEDWIIADVSIVYGGVAALSLSSSRTEKYLMGKKWDKKLLEDVLNVLKEDINIPENAPGGMAEFRKSLTLSFFFKFFMWVTHEMNVEGHFKEGLHATQLSAIQPYSRPSSFGSQSYELARHGTAVGLPMIHLSSKLQVTGEAEYTDDTPTSQNTLHAALILSRRAHARILSIDDSRAKSSPGFSGLFLAKDVPGSNKLGPVVHDEELFASEVVTCVGQVIGIVVADTHENAKAAASNVEIKYEDLPAILSIREAVDSGSFHPNTARSLVKGDVEWCFKSSCDKIIEGEVQVGGQEHFYLEPQSSLVWTVDAGNEVHMISSTQAPQKNQEYAANVLDLPLSKVVCKTKRIGGGFGGKETRASFFAAAASVASYHLRTAVKITLDRDVDMMTTGQRHSFLGKYKVGFTNEGKVMGLDLEIYNNGGNSLDLSVSVLERAMFTSENVYDIPHVKIRGQVCFTNFPSNTAFRGFGGPQGMLIAENWIQYIASELQKSPEEIRELNFHNEGMVLHYGQVLENCTIRQVWDELKISCDFQNAREAVSSFNCQNRWRKRGVAMVPTKFGISFTAKHMNQAGALVQVYIDGTVLVTHGGVEMGQGLHTKVAQIAASSFNIPLSSVFISETSTDKVPNASPTAASASSDMYGAAVLDACEQIKARMEPIACRQKHSSFAQLARACHMERIDLSAHGFYITPNIGFDWKLGKGAPFSYYTYGAAFAEVEIDALTGDFYTRTADIVMDLGYSLNPAIDVGQIEGAFIQGLGWVALEELKWGDAHHKWIRPGNLFTCGPGTYKIPSVNDIPLKFKVSLLKGAPNPKAIHSSKAVGEPPFFLASAVLFAIKDAIIAARAEEGLNEWFPLDNPATPERIRMACVDSFTKHFASPNYRPKLSV, from the exons ATGCATATAATTACAGTGGAGGGTATTGGAAATCGGCAGCGTGGTTTGCATCCCATCCAG GAATCTCTAGCTCAGGCTCATGGTTCACAATGTGGATTTTGCACTCCTGGTTTCATAATGTCTATGTATGCACTATTGAGATCAAACAAACAACCTCCCACTGAAGAGCAGATCGAAGAAAACCTTGCTGGAAATTTATGTCGTTGTACAGGCTATAGGCCGATCATTGATGCATTCCGTGTTTTCGCTAAAACCGATGATTCGTTATATACTAACTCAACATCAGCAAGCTCCTCTACCAATCAAACCATTTGCCCTTCGACAGGGAAACCATGTTTGTGTGGAAGCTCTTCTGAAGCTTGTGGCAGGAAACAACATAGACCCATTTCCTATAGTGAAACCGACGGAAGTTCTTACAATGAAAAAGAGCTTATCTTTCCTCCTGAGCTGCTTCTGAGAAAAATCATGCCTCTAAGTTTACATGGTTTTGGTGGTTTAAAATGGTATAGACCTCTAAGACTTCAGCATGTGTTATATCTCAAGTCTTGCTATCCGGAGGCGAAACTTGTTGTTGGTAACACCGAAGTAGGGATAGAAACAAAGTTCAAAAATGCGCAGTATCAAGTGCTCATTTGTGTTACCCATGTGGTGGAGCTTAATGCATTGAACGTGGGAGAAGACGGCATTGAGATTGGTGCTTCTGTGAGACTAACACAGCTCCAACAAGTCCTTCAAAAGGTTGTAGCAGAGAGAGATAGTCATGAGATTTCATCTTGCAAGGCGATTTTGGAGCAACTGAAGTGGTTTGCTGGGAAACAAATTAGGAATGTTGCTTCTGTTGGTGGAAATGTTTGTACTGCTAGTCCAATATCTGACCTAAACCCCCTTTGGATGGCTTCAAATGCGAAGTTTCGACTGATTGATTGTGAAGGAAATATTAGAACTGTTTTTGCCAAAGATTTCTTTCTTGGTTATCGCAAAGTTGATATTCGGCATGATGAGATATTGCTCTCAATACTTTTACCATGGACAAGACCTTTTGAATTTGTGAAAGAGTTTAAACAAGCACATAGAAGGGAAGATGATATTGCTTTGGTAAATGCCGGAATGCGTGCTTATATCAGGGCAGAAAATGAAGACTGGATTATCGCTGATGTTTCTATTGTTTATGGAGGAGTCGCcgcgctttctctctcttcatcaaGAACAGAGAAATATCTAATGGGAAAGAAATGGGATAAGAAATTGTTAGAGGATGTTTTAAATGTATTAAAAGAGGACATTAATATTCCGGAGAATGCACCAGGCGGAATGGCTGAATTCCGAAAGTCCCTTACACTgagtttcttttttaaattttttatgtggGTAACTCATGAGATGAATGTAGAAGGACACTTTAAGGAAGGTTTGCATGCCACTCAACTATCAGCCATACAGCCCTACTCAAGGCCTTCTTCTTTTGGAAGTCAGAGTTATGAGTTGGCTAGACATGGAACAGCCGTGGGGCTACCAATGATTCATCTCTCATCAAAGCTACAG GTGACTGGTGAGGCTGAATACACTGATGATACACCTACATCTCAGAATACTTTGCATGCAGCTTTAATATTGAGTAGAAGAGCTCACGCACGCATATTGTCTATAGATGATTCACGTGCCAAATCTTCGCCTGGTTTTTCTGGTCTCTTTCTTGCAAAAGATGTCCCTGGTAGTAATAAACTTGGGCCAGTTGTTCACGATGAGGAACTTTTTGCTTCAGAGGTTGTTACCTGTGTTGGCCAG GTTATCGGGATTGTTGTGGCGGATACTCATGAAAATGCAAAAGCTGCTGCAAGTAATGTGGAGATTAAATATGAAGACTTGCCAGCAATCTTGTCTATAAGAGAAGCTGTTGATTCTGGCAGTTTTCATCCTAACACTGCAAGGTCCTTGGTAAAGGGAGATGTGGAATGGTGTTTCAAGTCTTCATGCGACAAGATTATAGAAGGGGAAGTTCAGGTTGGAGGTCAAGAGCACTTTTACTTGGAGCCTCAGAGCAGTCTGGTCTGGACAGTTGATGCTGGAAATGAAGTACATATGATCTCCTCTACACAA GCACCTCAAAAGAACCAGGAGTATGCTGCCAATGTTCTTGATCTACCATTATCGAAAGTCGTTTGCAAGACAAAGCGCATTGGTGGTGGATTTGGTGGGAAAGAAACCAGAGCTTCCTTCTTTGCAGCTGCGGCATCTGTAGCATCATATCATTTAAGAACAGCAGTGAAGATTACTCTAGACAGGGATGTCGACATGATGACAACTGGACAGCGGCACAGCTTCCTTGGAAAATACAAA GTTGGGTTTACAAATGAGGGGAAGGTTATGGGATTGGATCTTGAAATCTACAATAATGGTGGGAATTCATTGGACCTGTCTGTTTCAGTCTTGGAGCGTGCTATGTTTACTTCAGAAAATGTCTATGATATACCCCATGTCAAGATTCGAGGCCAAGTTTGCTTCACAAATTTCCCAAGTAATACAGCTTTCAGGGGTTTTGGGGGCCCACAGGGCATGCTTATTGCCGAGAACTGGATTCAATATATAGCTTCAGAGCTTCAGAAAAGCCCTGAAGAGATACGG GAGCTTAATTTTCACAATGAAGGGATGGTGCTGCATTATGGACAAGTGCTTGAGAACTGCACAATCAGACAGGTGTGGGATGAACTAAAGATCTCTTGTGATTTTCAAAATGCTCGCGAAGCAGTAAGCTCTTTTAACTGTCAAAATCGTTGGAGAAAGCGAGGAGTTGCAATGGTCCCCACCAAATTCGGCATCTCCTTCACTGCAAAGCACATGAATCAG GCTGGGGCTCTTGTGCAAGTCTATATTGATGGCACTGTCCTAGTGACACATGGTGGAGTTGAGATGGGACAAGGCCTACACACAAAAGTTGCCCAAATTGCCGCCTCATCCTTTAATATTCCTCTCAGTTCTGTATTCATATCAGAAACAAGCACTGACAAG GTTCCTAATGCATCACCAACGGCAGCTTCTGCTAGTTCGGATATGTATGGTGCTGCAGTTTTAGATGCCTGTGAGCAAATTAAGGCCCGCATGGAACCTATAGCTTGCAGACAAAAGCACAGTTCTTTTGCCCAG TTAGCGCGTGCCTGCCACATGGAGCGAATAGATCTCTCAGCTCACGGGTTTTATATCACACCTAATATTGGGTTTGACTGGAAACTGGGTAAGGGGGCTCCATTCAGCTACTACACCTATGGAGCTGCATTTGCTGAGGTTGAAATAGATGCTTTAACCGGAGATTTCTATACAAGAACAGCAGATATTGTTATGGATCTTGGATATTCGCTTAACCCAGCTATTGATGTTGGACAG ATTGAAGGAGCCTTTATACAAGGATTAGGCTGGGTTGCCTTGGAAGAGTTGAAATGGGGAGATGCTCATCACAAGTGGATTAGGCCCGGCAACCTGTTTACTTGCGGCCCTGGAACCTACAAAATTCCTTCAGTGAATGATATACCTCTGAAATTCAAGGTTTCACTTTTGAAG GGTGCTCCGAATCCAAAGGCAATTCACTCTTCGAAAGCTGTGGGCGAGCCGCCATTCTTCCTTGCATCTGCCGTGTTATTCGCGATCAAAGATGCAATCATTGCAGCACGAGCCGAGGAGGGTCTAAATGAGTGGTTCCCGCTCGATAATCCTGCAACACCCGAGAGGATCAGAATGGCGTGCGTCGACTCTTTCACTAAGCACTTTGCAAGCCCGAACTACCGCCCGAAGCTCAGTGTCTGA